From a region of the Oncorhynchus mykiss isolate Arlee chromosome 32, USDA_OmykA_1.1, whole genome shotgun sequence genome:
- the LOC118936620 gene encoding sorting nexin-10A-like: MDRIDSLMKQEFVSVWVQDPQFHKDDFWHTHIDYEICLHTNSMCFRKKTSCVRRQYSEFVWLRQRLQDNAMLIELPKLPPWNPFFSLNNPYQVNQRMKGLQEFLETVLQDPLLLSDSRVHLFLQSQLSVTKMEACVLGQTRYTVAQAIQMCSDCHRTRFPVEKSRKEYCDSNGESTTSSGLGHSHDSGVPQSSSPLPCDSSCENCDGSLTIRDRRFFSRESSCDQEHTEP; this comes from the exons GAGTTTGTCAGTGTTTGGGTCCAAGATCCACAGTTCCACAAAGATGACTTCTGGCACACGCACATCGACTACGAGATCTGTTTACAT ACCAATAGCATGTGTTTTAGGAAGAAGACTTCCTGTGTGCGTAGGCAGTACAGTGAGTTTGTTTGGCTCCGGCAGCGTCTGCAGGACAATGCTATGCTCAT AGAGTTGCCCAAATTACCTCCCTGGAATCCGTTCTTCAGTCTGAACAACCCCTATCAGGTCAACCAGCGGATGAAGGGTCTACAGGAGTTTCTAGAGAC TGTCCTCCAGGACCCCCTGCTGCTGTCTGACAGCAGAGTGCACCTTTTCCTCCAATCCCAGCTCAGCGTGACCAAGATGGAGGCGTGTGTCTTGGGCCAGACACGCTACACAGTGGCCCAGGCCATCCAGATGTGTAGTGACTGCCACCGCACACGCTTCCCCGTAGAGAAGAGCCGCAAGGAGTACTGCGACTCGAACGGCGAAAG cACCACATCATCAGGTCTAGGCCACAGCCATGACTCGGGGGTCCCCCAGAGCTCCAGCCCCCTACCCTGTGACAGCAGTTGTGAAAACTGTGATGGAAGCCTAACCATCAGGGACAGAAGATTTTTCAGCAGAGAGTCCTCTTGTGACCAGGAACACACAGAGCCCTGA